A window of Epinephelus lanceolatus isolate andai-2023 chromosome 3, ASM4190304v1, whole genome shotgun sequence genomic DNA:
GTCTGGTCGGTCTTACAGAACAGCTCCAGAGGTTTATCGTGCTTCGTACACATCCTGTCTTCCAGGTTCTCCACAGGGTCGATCAGCTGATGTCTTTTCAGGCCTGACATTGTCAGATGAGGCTCCAGGTGAGTCTCACAGTAGGAGGCCAGACACACCAGGCAGGACTTCAGGGCCTTCAGTTTGGTTCCAGTGCAGACGTCACAGGGAACTTCTCCTGGTTTGGCAGCTTGTTgctgtgagctgctgctgctggctttctGTTGAGCTGACTGTCTGAACTGAGCGACCATCTCAGTTAGCAAAGTGTTAACCCTCAAATCAGGTCTTATGGTAAAAGTCTCTTTACATAAGGGACACTGGCACCTGTAGCTTGTATCCCAGTGTTCAGTGATGCAGTTTTTGCAGAAGTTGTGTCCACATGGTGTGCTGACAGGATCAGTGAACACATCCAGACAGATGCAGCACAGAAACTGATCTTCAGATGGCAGATAGTTTGCAGCAGCCATATCTACACATGTagtgggaaagaaaaaaacatacaaacactcattttacagttttaatttttttaaactgacagGAATGTTattactgttcctttaagtttaACATATGATATTGGGTAATGTAGCATTTAATCATACATGCTGTGTTTTGACCTGCACTGAGCTGTGAGCAACTGCAATCACTTAAGTCGTGCTGACGAACTCACCAAACTGGTAAAACAGCACAGAATATGTTCACATCTTGTTGTGTAGATCAGTTTATATTTAAGCAAAGCATCACACTTCCTCCagctgcttcacattaaaagcctccTGCTGGTTCTCTGttagaggcttttattgtgaaacaacTAGAGGAAGTACAGAAAGCAGTATGTAGGAAGTGATCAGTTAAAGTGACCTAGTGATGGGATTTCTCGTTCACTttgaagagccggttcaaagatgcCGTTAGTTCgttcgttgttgttttttgttttgtttttgttgtgtgtgtgaggggggttGATAGTGGGTTCAACGACGAATCGCATTGCTGATTTATCGCATCACGTGATCTGGATATTGTAACATGGACCCAGAATAGACTCCGCAGatataaagtttggtgtagccatagcaactccctttataaacaacaagcctGTCAATACAAGCAAGTGTTAGCAGATAGTGGGTTAAGTTCCTACTAGGGATGTGATGTTCGCGAAcgagccgagtctttgaaccgACTCTTTGAAGTGAACAAGTGAGCAGCTgcactgtctttctccctcactaACTAGTCTCTCTCAAATGAATCTGGATCAAATAATCTGAAATTAATGGATACAGAGTAAatgaaagcaaaaaacaaagaaattaggaactggctcgttcacttcaaagagccagTTCAAAGACTCGGTCGTCACATCACTacctgacacacagagactgttTAAAGCTGTCAAAGTGAGCTACTGTACAGTGGGTCTGTGGACAAACAGCCACAGTTATATTGTTATCCGTTTCATAAGTATGAAGAGAAAAGAGTGGAACTTGCTGTCTGAGTGTAGCTGAAGTTTAGTGTTAGTCCTGGTTGTTGAAAGTGTAAATATGATCAGCTGTActcaccagtgttgggcagaGACTCTGCTGTGTTGTTGACAAAGACCTGATGAAGTCAGTGTGAATTTTCTtttagagagaaacagagacttGTCTCGACTGCAGCGTGGCTCACACTCTGACTAACTTTACTTTCATTTCTGGAGTGTGAGGTTGAAGTGAACAAGTTCAGGTGCATTCCATTTCAATCCCTCGCCCACTTTCCCTCTGCGAGCGGCCTCTGTGTGAAGTAGGCTGGAACATAATACCAACGGCTGAGGGAGGGAGTGGAAGTACCAATGAAACACACTGTGTATTCCAGTACCCAAACTACCATACTATCCACCTTATCcctagcccccatgataccttgcGTGAATTGTGTGCGCGACTTCCAGCCTTGAACCAAAACTGTCGATTTCCAatggtaacagtttgtttacagaactttcttcttctttccaagAGCAATTGAGaataaaacatggaacacaccacctgttacagCTCAAACAGGATCATGTGATCATAcgtctgccatctctgacagccatctcaaagaAACCGAGCACGCTAACAGTTAGCTCGTCTTGCTCCGTTAAAATATCGCTAActtggggtgtcggtggcttagtggatagggcaggtgccccatgtacaaggctgttgccgcagcggcctgggttcgactccagcctgtggccctttgctgcatgtcatttcccctctctttctctaacTTAACTCTCATTTCTGGAGTGTGACGTTGCAGCTCTCCTCTTTCCAGTGTTGCTCCGCCTCTCACTGCAGCTCTGTTGGTCCGGTTTTGTTTCCTCCCTCTGATTTACACAGTTATTGGGAAGCACCAGGGTTTTCTCTGGATAATATGGAGCAAAGGTGGAGCTGTGCCTGTAtggggtcagatcagtctcataatgaatgaactcacgCAGGGTTTTTCAcgaatgcacatgctctggttcGCAGTTGTATTTCGGACTCACTAATGCACATGCTCTGTTTagcaaatattattttgaggcacactTGTAATATCAATTCACAGATCATGCGAAtcgctgaatgtgcatttacaaactgcttctcatttgtgaacctctctacatttatgagagaaatctgtgtggtgaattttgagactcACCTAACGTAAAGTCCACAGCTTATTTTTACTGTTGTCCTTGATGTAAAGACATGTCACCATCAAATCatacaacaaatacatgtgtcATCAAATAAAACATCAACAAGACAATCATtgctttttaaatcatatttgaTTTCCTTTCTGCATCAGATGATGATGACTGAGATAATAAATGAACTCCTCTCTCACATGTATGAGGAGTGTTTGGTGCTCTGCGTGGCAGCAGTACAGTAACTCTGGGCTCATCATTCCTTTGTGTTGTGATCCATCTAGTGGTCGTTGTGTGTCATAACACCAGTTAGTGGTCTACATGGAGgcctgttgttgctgcagtgTAGCAGGGAGTCATGTCCAAGTGGTCAGACATGAGGAAGGCTGTCAGGTCTCCACAAATGTTGACAAGTTACATTAATACCCTGCACTCATCAGTTATTGTTGATGACTCTGTCAGAGAGATTATACACCATTTGTTGGCAGTGATGACATTTGTCTTGAAAATATAAAGTCAACTCACAACATAGAAAACTAAAGTTATTGTTGTCAGTCTTGTTACCTGCAAGAAGAACTGTGGAAGTTAAAGCAACTTGTGCTCAACATATGACAAAGCCTGACACTGCAGATTTTTATTGAATCAAACCCCATGTTTCATGATATTTATGGCTGGTATAAAAAGCTATATCATGTATTTAGAGTCAGTAATTCCCTCTCTGTATATAGTAGTGTCCATTGTCAGTGGTGATGGCCTTCACACACATGAGGGACTGACAGGAAACGATGCAGCATGTAATCCAGTGTAATTCTGTCTCATTGATATCAGCCTCACTGTTACTGTTCACTCTACTACAGCCGGACTGGATTCAGTCACTGCTAGTGGAAACAAACATTTCCTCCTGAcactgcttcacattaaaagcatctAATTGGTGAAAAACAagggggcttttattgtgaagcagccacaggaaacacagtgtgtttgtcaggAAATACAACTTCTGTGTAAACCAGGATTTTCTGTTCAGTGTGTAATGTTCAAGTCACTGCTTACTCAGGCCTTGTGTTCAACAactagtttattttatttaacaatCACATATTTACAGATTTCTGTGACTCATAAACCATCTCACCAGTgttcacaaaacacattaaacttgtCCAAAGTCACCAGTAATTATCAAACCACTTCccagacaaaatcaaaaagaaaCATTTCCTCAAAGTCAAACTGCAGCCTGACATATTTGGCGTCTTTACAAACAGTGATTTCTTCTGTCAGTGAGAGTAAATGTCTGTGGGTTTAACAGAGGTTTAAACAGATATTCTCCACATAAAGTTTGTGTCATGATGCAGAGTTGAAGAGATGGATGCATCCAATGAATGTGTTATCTATGTAATAGGatacatataataataataagaataatctTAATGAAGTAGAAATAAGTCAGCAGTCTGCAGAAAATAAGACGTGAACTATACAGGATtcacaataaatgtttctttgaATAGAAATAAATCAGTACATGAAATAAGTGATTATTTTACTCTGACAGGAGAGATGATCAGAGGTGCAGAGTTTGTACCACCATCATTATTACAGGGACTGAAGAATGGgaagagtttctcagtgaaggAGCAGCCAGTAAAGGAGTAGATAAGAGCTGCAGCATCTACGTCATAAAAGGAGACCAGACCCTCCTCATAATCCACAAACACCCCCACCTTCTGAGGCTGAGACTTCAGAGAGAGACGGACTGGAGGGTCAGTAAGAGCTTCATACTCATTTCCATTTCTCAACCATACAGTCCAGTAACCATCCTGAGGGCACAGTATGATGTTTCCCTTCCTGTCTTTCGACTCTCTGGCCACTCCTAAAGTCCATTCAGTCTTTCCTTTAACTTGAACGTCAAAGTAAAATCTGCCTGAAAAGAAACTCTGCTTtgctaaaacacaaacagcagtagAAAATCTCTCTGGGTTGTCTGGGACATTTTCCCTCACATTACCATGTTTCACTTGTTTCCCATCATCAGACAGGATGAGAGCAGGATTTGCTGTATCAGGATCAAGAGTCACATCCACTGCATACTGCTGGACCTTCTTCAGCTCAGACACAGCGACCAGCTTCTTCATCTGTTCACTGAGTGTCTCCTCCAGCTGAGACACAGCTCTCACCACAGTCCCCTCATATGATGGTGGACAGACGCTGACCTCTGTCCAGTCTTTGGAGAGCCGAGGAGCTTTCAGGGACTGAACACTCTGGAGAAGATGGAGATGGTCTCGAgagtgtgagagctgcttcaccTCAGTGCTTCTCTTCTTCAGCTCAGAGATTTCCTGTTCCAGCTCTTTGATGAATCCTTCAGCCTGTTTCTGTGTCGTTTTCTTCTTGTCTTCTATCATTTTGATGAGCTCATTCAGGCCTCTCTCAACAGACTCCTTCAGAgcagtgaagacctgaacaccttctgctatctctctgtctgcatcttTCTCACTGAGGTCGACTGAGTGTTTGATCTCCTGAATCTTCAGTTGTCTCTTCTGGATCATCTGCTGAATTTCAGCCTCTGTCTTCCCCAGCTCAGCCTTCTTTCCTTCATATTCTTCTTTCAGAGGAACAGCATCATGTGTCTTGTGGTCTGAAACAGTGCAGAGTGTACAGACACATGTCTGGTCGGTCTTACAGAACAGCTCCAGAGGTTTATCGTGCTTCGTACACATCCTGTCTTCCAGGTTCTCCACAGGGTCGATCAGCTGATGTCTTTTCAGGCCTGACATTGTCAGATGAGGCTCCAGGTGAGTCTCACAGTAGGAGGCCAGACACACCAGGCAGGACTTCAGGGCCTTCAGTTTGGTTCCAGTGCAGACGTCACAGGGAACTTCTCCTGGTTTGGCAGCTTGTTGCTCTGCCCTCTCTCTGATCTGATCCTCAGATGGCAGAGTGTTTGCAGCAGCCATATCTACACACATTGTgtgaaaagaaaagcagagacaaaatattttcactgcagaCCTCCACATTATTTGATGCACATGCAGGAAGTGGTAAGGTATCAGTGGAAGCTTACATTACATTAGTTTAtattagttgttgttttttatatcAGCTCACTGCTGTAAATGAACAGAACAGATCAGACCTAACCTGtctcccctctgtgtctctatTCAAGTTAAAGTGGACAGGACTGAGggggctttttttttccaataaaagaaaatgcattgatttAACCATGCAAAAGAATCGAAAGGGCAGAAACTGCCAAACCTCAACAAAGAGCCACTGCTTCAAAATCAAATGCATTTATTAATCAGAGCACTATCATAAGAACTCAGCACTAGCAGAGATTTGAGGAGGCTATATTTTCAGTTTATGAAAAATGATCTGATCAAAATCAGCAGGAAGAGGGCAGCAGTAGAAACAGctgttctctctttttctgaaGGGTTCTGGCAGTCTATTAATCAATAACCTTAGCTCCCCTTCAGCACTGCAAAAAATAGGCTACAACCCTCTTGTGATCGGTAGTGTTACTGTTGTCGCCATGGAGATAGTAGTTTTAAATCCCTGACGACTCTGACCTGCATTCAGCGTCTCTGTCCACAGgagcaacctgatctcacagaaatacgtgaaatgaccacgacctcttaacaccgcattccgtgctgccaccacgaaaacaatgccaatgtaaagtcaattagggtcctctcgtggtggacacacggattccctgattcaatcacgtcacgtcaacctcgttttcctcaatgatatctttaacattcccgtatacacacaaaaacgcggaagtgtccttgatattaaaacggcaaatacattcccctgttataatttcccaccaataataataataataataatgataataacgtgatagttcggctgttctagatatttgttatagcctattcaaatattcaatcacaaaaacgccgtttctagagaacttgctaaaatatctgaaatgaaccatcatgcctactttttcttaacatatttcatctaggtgcagtgtcattactagttcagctttactagacatttgatatactcagtagatgtatctttttacgaccctgttttacaacaagccgcaaaaaacctaccgtccccaaaacgccgtttttagagtactatctaaaataactacgattagccaatatccttgctttttttcttaacatagtccatctaggtgcagtgtaataactacttcggctttactagatatttgatatattcagtagatctatctttttacaaccctattttacatgccgcaaacgaacctactgtcccaagaacgccgtttctagtgtattagctaaaatatcgaaaattagccaacatctttactttttcttaccatagttcatctaggtggagtgtaataactcgttcggctttacttgatattagatatattcagtagatatatctttttacaaccctatttagagccctactttgcaaatcagaagaactacaactatgttgctgatatgtatcaaactgcatggcgcggtcccagggaattgtagttttttaaaaatctaagtgtttttcccaaatttggaagttgtaaatattgaattgagagtacactgtggactttaaggggatggtaaacacatttgtgaaatcagattttaaatatctaatttctaaatgggtgaaaattaattttatccatattttatccatatctgacagcagcctcagttgttgactacactcacatgatagctgaggtcaagagctctctataacagttggtcccatgtctgcaccccctttagttgctgagttataagccctcaaacatgcactgaggtcaaggttcaaaggtcaatggctgaaagcaggagccatgtagaatcttcatactgacatatgtcactctccaggttgagacctttccaatgatgtatttggtttagctctatgacaaagtttagattttttcattttttggacacaagccatgccaggtgtagtttcagagagcactttgaaggcccagtgtataaaatgagttttgtttgtttctttgcttgtttttttcttttttactgtagatagttagtaaaatgagtcatcctcagacaatacaatactactaaaaagtaaaaccaataataacaataatgaaataagcaaaaataatattaaaatcatattgaaatgttaaaatctatttacagagtggaatggtagcctaatagataacttagataatatttattattgtttagacactttattattgcttagatactatttagcctattattgtatttacttttagcatgttctacttttgagtaatttccgagaagttatgataaaaaaaataaaaaattacagactataggagacaacctcttcaatgtctcacgtcaattaattaacacgatttgtcggctttttataatggctttttttttttttttttgctgctgtctccagttgagagtggtgatttgctaaatacattctacaataataattagattaacatttggtctataatattgttggctatattatgcattttaattaaaaaaacggaagaataaaagaaataaacaccgaaataattactttttttaattgatactcctctctgacacacacacacacacacacacacacacacacattgaacacgcgattgaatgaatgaatgaatgaatgaatgaatgaacattggaagtggttcagccacagtcccgccagctggcgtggtcacattgagattacatttgttttttattactaacaaaatgttttatattgaccgtatgaatggtttcgttttcaaataaatatttggaaacgaaaatatgctttggtgtacttttacagagttttgcaatatgtatatagcctacctgtatcaaaatgtataatcttcagcagcggtttgtgtgacagctgccacggtcggaggtataaccagcggggcagccgctggttctgtggcgctggcttggggtccactctcccctggtggagtggagggtggccgggttgccaggggcagacggctccatgtgatggtgtttcctctctggttcttccgtgctcaaccttatttttatcttcttatttatttatttattactggcgtttggattcagttacggcagacggatggcaatctgaaatagaatgaagcccacagacggccgacagcagctacaaaacagtagtggaacgcgccccatccgcccacagcacaatgctcttaaagccccacgctatcaaaagctggcaaaatacatttattttattttatggccttgacattaacctgtcatattgttgagttatcaaggacacttccgcatttttgttaaagatatcattgaggaaaacgaggttgacgtgacgtgattgaatcagggaatccgtgtgtccaccacgggagaggatcctaattgactttacattggcattgttttcgtggtggcagcacgtaatttcaacccattacgtgctgccacaacggaatgcggtgttaagaggtcgtggtcatttcacgtatttctgtgagatcaggttgacaGGAGCAGCCAtctgtcagcagctgctcctgCAGAGCTGAGAGGACAGCGGCCGTTCAAACTGCCTTCACCAGCCTGACTGATAGCAGACATTTACTGAACCAAGATAGCTTTAATATCACCATGGAAAGAAATCGACTGTttcattgattcattgattttatTAACCAGTCCACCGTGGCGAGGGAGGGGAATCTGCAGCTTAGAGACAGATTGGGAGCAGATTGATCAATGAATATTTGGTCAGtaagttaaaaacacatactgGGGGATATTTGTGGGATTTCTGCTGTCTGTGCAGATTACACTTCACTTAATACCACACATATAGACTTGGACTAAAAAAACGCAGGGCGTGTCTGGTTACCATGGAGATGACTGAAACATTTGCTCTTTCATTTCTCTGAGTGACACCTGTCAATAGTGTCATGCAATGTGCCACAAAATCAGCCTGTAAGACCCTTCCTGGCACTGGCCCACTGGTCTTTCTCTATCCTGTGCGTGTGCACccactctcacacagacacatgtagacacacacgtagacacacacacagggccgTGCCTGACCAATTTGGCACCCTAGTCACGATATTTGCTGGCGCCCCCTTCTTGAAAAATTGTctcttttattaattattaaacaaatgttacattgcagtaaagacacaaaataaaaggtaCTGCACACAAGAAACTTTTTTATACAACCTTCAGTTGCAGACAGTGCAACATGCATCATTGATTCTCAGTTCTAAGTCCAATAGAGGGTGAGAGAGAGTGGCACTGGCAGGCTGCACTGCACTGAAGTAGAGGGGACAGGAGAATGTGTAATCTTACCTGTGTCTCCACTGGCAGGCTGCGCTGAGGTAGAGGGGATCGGAGAATGTGATCTTATTTCTCCACTTAATTCTCCACTGGCAGTCTGTGTGTGGGAGGGACTGGGAGATGCACTTGAGGCAGAGGCTGCATCACTTGGTGCTGAGGTGGATGAGGTGGCTGCACTTACATTAGGCCCAGGATTTGCAGAGGTGGGGGATAAAGAGGAGATACGTATATTTGACAAACTGGGCTTTTACAATATATTAATCATTAATAGTTGTTGATTGTGAAACCATCACGGCATAACCATAATAGCACCTAACATTACAGCCTGCCTTGATCTACTGGcattttaaacacagcaaacagccaaaatataaaaaatgcaactgtaacatcacaaattgcacaaatctgaaaattggaaaacataaatatacagtatatgaatatATGCCTGGTTGGTAAACAGTGAGTGGTTTGTGCAGCAGCACActaacattaaacattaaaagaaaagttaGGCCAATATATTAAATCATGTTGCTTATTCATTCCATCAAACACTTTGAGTCTTTCTTTCCAACTTTCTCTAAGATGGGAGCAACATTAACTGACATTAACTCTAGCTGAATGCTGAAAGTGTTCCTAAAACAAGTGGCTAATGAAGTCGCAGTAACATTGACGTCACATAGCAGTAGCCTAACCGCTAATCATTAGCGGCTAATGAGCTGACGTTAGCTTGCAAGTGCTTAAGTAACTGTAACTTAGGTTGAGTtcagggtatgaaattaacaaaatattctgggggcaattttggcccccacggtctaaaaaatgggggcattttcaaaatgtttgggggccattaaaaaattgtaattatgttctaacaataagcacatgaaaagcaaaaccaactaagatagtgtcttcactcttcagtagaaaccattataaatgaaataaataatgggttacataaagttatggttgcaaaatatcactcagatttcctataattcaaccagtttaaatgtgatgatttaaccattaatctactgattgcagtactaatgtttcaccacattacagttacttttactgttaaaaaggccaaattactataaattccttagatgcaatcctggaagtaagttaatttaaaatttaacattcattctaccttaatttttcattaatttgtcattgtgtcgacacagatcacccaagaaatggttaattacttatggtacagcaaagccccctccccttctctgtcagattactctcacgtaatcagtgcaatctcgttgattatgtctggaaaatgagttgtagacgtggcggtaaattaatttaatgaaaataaaattatactttaatgtcagattgtaatactgttaaaaatataaatacatacagtTGTTTCGAAAAcctgggggcaattttggcccccggaacatggcttttgggggcattcttggataaattgcgggccaaatggcccgtggcccttgctaatttctgacactggtTGTGTTTCTACCATTTTAGATGAAGTGTTTCATCACATCATTACCTCGGTCTTGTTCACGTTTCTTCtcctcttattttcttttttttttaactgcgcCCCAGAGGGCTTTTGCCTCTTCATGATGGCATTAGCATGGCAGGAGGCACCTGACTGTCAGTTTGTCACTCAGCAGCATCACATTACAGAAGACGGCAGGTagcggggggaggggggagggaccGTGGCGAAATTGGTGCTGCCTGCCAGAGAGAGGCAGAAGGATGCCAGGCAGGCAGCAGAAGAAATTTAAATTagaaatattatttcattattatttaaagacGTATGGCtatatgtactgttgttgttttgtagtgtATTGTCTAATTTTTCGAATAGAATGGGGAAGAAaacgaaagaaagaaaaaaacacctcaCTCTCTGGCGCCCCCTGGCATGCTGGTGCCTCTAGCATTTGCCTAACCTGCCCTATGGGCAGCACggccctgcacacacacacacacacacacacaca
This region includes:
- the LOC144462527 gene encoding E3 ubiquitin-protein ligase TRIM21-like isoform X2, translating into MTTEDLLNALEDLTEDDFKNFKWHLEQPDILEGYQAIKVSKLEEAERRDTVNVMASSYTLDGALNVTKKVLEKINRNDLVQSLSDTSSAPRDMAAANTLPSEDQIRERAEQQAAKPGEVPCDVCTGTKLKALKSCLVCLASYCETHLEPHLTMSGLKRHQLIDPVENLEDRMCTKHDKPLELFCKTDQTCVCTLCTVSDHKTHDAVPLKEEYEGKKAELGKTEAEIQQMIQKRQLKIQEIKHSVDLSEKDADREIAEGVQVFTALKESVERGLNELIKMIEDKKKTTQKQAEGFIKELEQEISELKKRSTEVKQLSHSRDHLHLLQSVQSLKAPRLSKDWTEVSVCPPSYEGTVVRAVSQLEETLSEQMKKLVAVSELKKVQQYAVDVTLDPDTANPALILSDDGKQVKHGNVRENVPDNPERFSTAVCVLAKQSFFSGRFYFDVQVKGKTEWTLGVARESKDRKGNIILCPQDGYWTVWLRNGNEYEALTDPPVRLSLKSQPQKVGVFVDYEEGLVSFYDVDAAALIYSFTGCSFTEKLFPFFSPCNNDGGTNSAPLIISPVRVK
- the LOC144462527 gene encoding E3 ubiquitin-protein ligase TRIM21-like isoform X1, which encodes MTTEDLLNALEDLTEDDFKNFKWHLEQPDILEGYQAIKVSKLEEAERRDTVNVMASSYTLDGALNVTKKVLEKINRNDLVQSLSDTSSAPRATSSTSAPSDAASASSASPSPSHTQTASGELSGEIRSHSPIPSTSAQPASGDTDMAAANTLPSEDQIRERAEQQAAKPGEVPCDVCTGTKLKALKSCLVCLASYCETHLEPHLTMSGLKRHQLIDPVENLEDRMCTKHDKPLELFCKTDQTCVCTLCTVSDHKTHDAVPLKEEYEGKKAELGKTEAEIQQMIQKRQLKIQEIKHSVDLSEKDADREIAEGVQVFTALKESVERGLNELIKMIEDKKKTTQKQAEGFIKELEQEISELKKRSTEVKQLSHSRDHLHLLQSVQSLKAPRLSKDWTEVSVCPPSYEGTVVRAVSQLEETLSEQMKKLVAVSELKKVQQYAVDVTLDPDTANPALILSDDGKQVKHGNVRENVPDNPERFSTAVCVLAKQSFFSGRFYFDVQVKGKTEWTLGVARESKDRKGNIILCPQDGYWTVWLRNGNEYEALTDPPVRLSLKSQPQKVGVFVDYEEGLVSFYDVDAAALIYSFTGCSFTEKLFPFFSPCNNDGGTNSAPLIISPVRVK